Proteins encoded in a region of the Raphanus sativus cultivar WK10039 chromosome 8, ASM80110v3, whole genome shotgun sequence genome:
- the LOC108831614 gene encoding F-box/LRR-repeat protein At1g48400 has protein sequence MDLISNLPDEILGKILSLAPTKEAASTSVLSRRWRNLLGLIDSLCFDESMVVYPNDEEAASGSHRFFDFVDKTFALLSKTPIINKLSLSHIPRRGRDDDFSRVNRWIWTALERGLSELHLHATPRGHAFGFYLSRELFTSNTLVKLTLSGEYYLQVNRVFLPALKSLSLLSNWLDGPNYGLLFDGCPVLEDLLITETHPWALPCCALYVESAPLRRLVIIAKLSDIQATHVFLKAPSLEFLDYSAYVTNEYDFVDLDRLVEARLDLMLLDSSVYDEHVYYYDSDNDCYYDDGRPKKTSANITGLVAAISNITTLHLSPESLELFHLCCESMPVFNNLLTLSIESDEAQGWQAMPLLLESCPNLHTLVIKGLVHRVTNRCGDACPCSPDEHKNKKRRIAKEDEEICCLSTCQVKVLEISEYGGSFQELKQMKHFFEKLECLETVKVCVDADANNNSGEFLRANLLSLPRHSSKCNIVFI, from the exons ATGGATTTGATCAGCAATTTGCCAGATGAGATACTTGGGAAAATCCTGTCTTTAGCTCCGACAAAAGAGGCTGCTTCCACATCGGTTCTGTCCAGGAGGTGGAGGAATCTGCTGGGTCTTATCGACAGCCTTTGCTTTGATGAGTCGATGGTTGTTTATCCCAACGATGAAGAAGCAGCAAGTGGTTCACATCGCTTCTTTGATTTCGTAGACAAGACTTTTGCTCTGTTAAGCAAAACTCCCATCATCaataaactctctctctctcatattcCTAGAAGAGGCCGTGACGATGATTTCTCTCGTGTCAACCGTTGGATTTGGACTGCGCTGGAACGCGGTTTATCGGAGCTACACCTGCACGCCACCCCACGCGGTCATGCTTTTGGTTTTTATCTGTCGAGAGAGCTGTTCACGAGCAACACACTGGTTAAGCTCACACTCTCTGGTGAATATTATCTCCAAGTCAATCGTGTTTTTCTTCCAGCGCTCAAATCGCTTTCTCTCTTATCAAATTGGCTTGATGGGCCCAACTATGGCCTGCTCTTCGATGGCTGCCCTGTCCTTGAAGACTTACTCATAACCGAAACTCATCCTTGGGCTCTGCCATGTTGCGCATTGTACGTGGAAAGCGCACCCCTCAGGCGGCTAGTGATTATTGCTAAGCTTTCGGATATTCAAGCCACGCATGTGTTTTTGAAAGCACCAAGTCTTGAGTTCCTTGACTATTCTGCTTACGTCACCAACGAGTATGATTTTGTCGATTTGGATAGGCTCGTCGAAGCCAGGCTGGATCTCATGTTATTGGATTCAAGCGTCTATGATGAGCATGTTTATTATTATGATTCTGACAATGACTGTTATTATGATGATGGACGACCCAAAAAAACATCTGCTAATATTACAGGTTTAGTTGCGGCTATAAGCAACATTACGACCCTTCACTTGTCTCCCGAGTCTCTTGAG CTGTTTCATCTCTGCTGTGAGTCCATGCCCGTGTTCAACAACCTCCTTACTTTATCTATCGAGAGTGACGAGGCACAAGGTTGGCAAGCCATGCCCCTTCTGCTCGAGAGTTGTCCAAATCTACACACTTTAGTCATCAAG GGTCTTGTGCACAGAGTAACAAATAGATGCGGAGATGCGTGCCCTTGCAGCCCTGACGAGCATAAGAATAAGAAGAGGAGAATTGCGAAGGAGGATGaagagatttgttgtttatCGACATGTCAAGTGAAGGTGCTAGAGATTTCAGAGTATGGAGGTTCTTTTCAAGAGCTTAAACAGATGAAACATTTCTTCGAGAAGTTGGAATGTCTTGAAACTGTGAAAGTTTGTGTTGACGCAGACGCGAATAACAACAGCGGTGAGTTCTTGCGAGCTAATCTGCTGTCTCTCCCAAGACATTCCTCCAAGTGCAACATCGTGTTCATCTAA